From a region of the Microcebus murinus isolate Inina chromosome 25, M.murinus_Inina_mat1.0, whole genome shotgun sequence genome:
- the LOC105872011 gene encoding small nuclear ribonucleoprotein E-like, producing the protein MAYRGQGQKVQKVMVQPINLIFRYLQNRSRIQVWLYEQVNIRIEGCIIGFDEYMNLVLDDAEEIHSKTKSRKQLGRIMLKGDNISLLQSVSN; encoded by the coding sequence ATGGCGTACCGTGGCCAGGGCCAGAAAGTGCAGAAGGTGATGGTGCAGCCCATCAACCTCATCTTCAGATACTTACAAAATAGATCCCGGATTCAGGTGTGGCTCTATGAGCAAGTGAATATTCGGATAGAGGGCTGTATCATTGGTTTTGATGAGTATATGAACCTTGTATTAGATGATGCAGAAGAGATTCATTCTAAAACAAAGTCAAGGAAACAACTGGGTCGGATCATGCTAAAAGGAGATAATATCAGTCTGCTACAAAGTGTCTCCAACTAG